The Microbacterium sp. LWH7-1.2 genome window below encodes:
- a CDS encoding site-specific DNA-methyltransferase — translation MNDDIHETPSTTPNFQTELAAQLAELVPEAIADGKIDVAKLQELLAADATDANERFGLFWPGKKRALRAAQEPTTATLRPDPANSKGWDTTKNIFIEGDNLEVLKILQKHYHNKVKLIYIDPPYNTGKDFVYPDNYREGLDTYLEWTKQVNEGGKKVTTNAETEGRYHSNWLSMMYPRLKLARNLLTDDGTIFVSISDHEVDNLRKLLNEVFGESNYVGQIAVSKGTTTGQDANDIGSSIDFLLVYARSKANYIPNGLPLDEQDMARFNQEDDRGRYSVLQFRKTGTNDRREDRPNLYYALEAPDGSEVYPIGPGGYDSCWRTARAQFDAWDAEGMIVWKQDADGNYKPYVKYYLEGRTKQVSNYWDDIEGNKKASLTVKELLGKNVFTNPKPVGLIKKILHIATDLDSVVLDFFSGSATTAHAVMELNSVDGGRRQHIQVQLPEPTPQDSAAQKAGYQTIAEVSRKRVDLAGTKILATKAGQLDEGHGTLDVGFRAYTLSDTNFSKWRVTSDIEATALEQHLLDLRDSSSADHATPDDLLTEILLKQGYSLTEKIAPVEIDGLELRAVYDSDGDFGVLAYLDEHTKPSLEQLRNVVGAGPARMIILEDAFQGDDELKTNLVQLAKSKSVELWTA, via the coding sequence ATGAACGACGACATCCACGAGACACCATCGACAACCCCAAACTTCCAGACCGAGCTCGCCGCACAGCTGGCGGAGCTCGTACCTGAGGCGATTGCCGACGGCAAGATCGACGTCGCCAAGCTGCAGGAGCTCCTTGCCGCGGATGCAACCGACGCCAATGAGCGCTTTGGGCTCTTCTGGCCCGGCAAGAAGCGGGCGCTGCGCGCTGCGCAGGAGCCGACGACCGCAACACTGCGTCCGGATCCCGCCAACTCCAAAGGCTGGGACACGACGAAGAACATCTTCATCGAGGGCGACAACCTCGAAGTGCTCAAGATCTTGCAGAAGCACTATCACAACAAGGTCAAGCTGATCTACATCGATCCGCCGTACAACACCGGCAAGGACTTCGTCTACCCCGACAACTACCGGGAGGGGCTCGATACCTACCTCGAGTGGACCAAGCAGGTGAACGAGGGCGGCAAGAAGGTCACGACGAACGCCGAGACCGAAGGGCGATATCACTCGAACTGGCTCTCGATGATGTATCCGCGTCTCAAGCTGGCGCGAAACCTCCTCACCGACGACGGCACCATTTTCGTCAGCATCAGCGACCACGAGGTCGACAACCTTCGCAAGCTCTTGAACGAGGTCTTTGGCGAGTCGAACTACGTCGGGCAGATCGCAGTCTCTAAGGGAACAACGACGGGACAGGACGCCAATGACATCGGGAGCAGCATCGACTTTCTACTCGTGTACGCACGGAGCAAGGCGAACTACATCCCGAACGGGCTCCCACTTGACGAGCAGGACATGGCCCGCTTCAACCAGGAAGACGACCGCGGGCGCTACTCGGTGCTGCAGTTCAGAAAGACGGGCACCAATGACCGACGAGAGGATCGCCCGAACCTCTACTACGCGCTCGAAGCACCGGACGGATCAGAGGTCTATCCCATCGGCCCGGGCGGGTACGACAGCTGCTGGCGCACGGCACGGGCGCAGTTCGACGCGTGGGACGCCGAAGGCATGATCGTCTGGAAGCAGGATGCCGACGGCAATTACAAGCCGTACGTGAAGTACTACCTGGAGGGTCGCACCAAGCAGGTCTCGAACTACTGGGACGACATTGAAGGCAATAAGAAGGCCAGTCTCACGGTCAAAGAACTACTCGGGAAGAATGTCTTCACCAACCCCAAGCCTGTCGGTCTGATCAAGAAGATTCTTCACATCGCAACCGATCTCGACTCGGTGGTACTCGACTTCTTCTCCGGCTCTGCAACGACTGCGCATGCGGTCATGGAGCTGAACTCCGTCGACGGTGGGCGGCGTCAGCACATTCAAGTGCAGCTGCCCGAGCCGACTCCACAGGACTCTGCCGCACAAAAGGCGGGCTATCAGACGATCGCCGAAGTCTCGCGAAAGCGCGTCGACCTGGCCGGGACCAAGATCCTCGCCACGAAAGCCGGTCAGCTGGATGAGGGGCATGGGACGCTTGACGTTGGATTCCGCGCCTACACGCTCTCCGACACCAACTTCTCGAAGTGGCGCGTGACCAGCGACATCGAAGCGACTGCCCTGGAACAGCACCTGCTCGACCTACGCGACAGCAGCAGCGCCGACCACGCGACCCCGGACGACCTCCTCACCGAGATCCTGCTGAAGCAGGGTTACTCGCTGACCGAGAAGATCGCCCCTGTTGAGATCGATGGGCTGGAGCTTCGCGCGGTCTACGACAGCGACGGCGACTTCGGTGTCCTCGCCTACCTTGACGAGCACACCAAGCCATCGCTGGAGCAGTTGCGGAATGTCGTGGGTGCCGGCCCGGCGCGCATGATCATCCTCGAAGACGCGTTTCAAGGCGACGACGAGCTGAAGACAAACCTCGTCCAGCTCGCGAAGTCGAAGAGCGTGGAGCTCTGGACGGCGTAA
- a CDS encoding DEAD/DEAH box helicase family protein — protein MGGSAFQFDPSQPYQLEAVGAVVDLFDGQPKDADKLELTLRGQATLKETDQATLDLDLTQEVGAIGNNLVLDQDTVFANLQRVQDRNGLEVAPKLFDSALDFDIEMETGTGKTYVYLRTIFELAKDYNFTKFVILVPSVAIREGVATSIRLMRGHFGDLYPGQPFDFSVYSGKNAEEAQAFATSTNIQILVMTIDAIRGTANTRIIHQAKDKLNGLRPIDYLKATHPVVIMDEPQNMESLLSQSAVGELDPVVTLRYSATHKKQRNVVYRLDPVDAHDLGLVKQIVVADVQQQGADATPYIKLVEVKREPSWAARLELSCRKADGTFERLIVTVKPHQELSDERVTGNPIYEGWRINEISLEPAYVDLTLHGFLEQGESIGGSTGAIYKEMIRETIREHLRKEAMLRPRNIKVLSLFFVDKVASYMGDGTTNETADGEFARWFDEVFVEERAKLARYQELLPQEPSALRRAYFSQIKRGKVTAAQDSSGTTKADDDAYELIMQAKERLLDEAEDVRFIFSHSALREGWDNPNVFQICTLREMGAETERRQTIGRGLRLPVAKTPDGFVRVADPGIATLTVVANESYTAFAKSLQNEYKTAGVEIGEVRKSEFSKIPLQDAAGALTDDLFGFQRSLEVWEHLAAKGFIADGKVTSKFQPSTLGFTLSLPEEYEPYETEICALVQRAHIGTYVKPASKRHPRLLNKQLYATPEFEEFWHAISRRTTYRVSVDREQIVDRAVAAIRSAPKIDPLRIQVTRAGVKVLRGGAKGEELGTRSAGLKGSYDLPDIIAELQTATSLTRKTIVDILIQSERLPEFIGNPNDFIATAKRLIQAELAKIVVDGIQYEKIAGSVYELRELQRDGEEEKDRFLDHMYKVQNSQKTDFDYVVFDSDVERQFAELLDSREDIKLFMKLPAKFKIDTPVGPYNPDWAIIKHDDGHDRIYMIRETKSTLEDAKLRPSELAKIKSAKRHFEAIGIDEYARAAPGSWNL, from the coding sequence ATGGGGGGCTCAGCATTCCAGTTCGATCCGAGCCAGCCGTATCAGCTCGAAGCGGTGGGCGCCGTCGTCGACCTCTTTGACGGCCAGCCGAAGGACGCAGACAAGCTCGAACTCACCCTCCGTGGTCAAGCGACGCTCAAGGAGACCGATCAGGCAACCCTTGATCTCGACCTCACGCAGGAAGTGGGCGCGATCGGTAACAACCTCGTCCTCGACCAGGACACGGTGTTTGCGAATCTCCAGCGAGTCCAGGACCGCAACGGCCTGGAGGTGGCACCGAAGCTCTTTGACTCCGCGCTGGACTTCGATATCGAGATGGAGACCGGCACCGGCAAGACCTACGTCTACCTCAGGACGATCTTCGAACTCGCGAAGGACTACAACTTCACCAAGTTCGTGATCCTCGTGCCGAGCGTGGCTATCCGAGAAGGCGTCGCCACGAGCATCCGGCTCATGCGCGGCCACTTCGGCGATCTGTATCCCGGGCAACCCTTCGACTTCTCGGTCTACAGCGGCAAGAACGCGGAGGAGGCGCAGGCCTTCGCCACGTCGACGAACATCCAGATTCTGGTGATGACCATCGATGCGATCCGCGGCACCGCCAACACCCGCATCATCCATCAGGCCAAGGACAAGTTGAACGGGTTGCGCCCGATCGACTACCTCAAGGCAACGCACCCCGTCGTCATCATGGACGAGCCCCAGAACATGGAATCGCTCCTGTCCCAGTCCGCGGTCGGCGAGCTAGATCCTGTGGTCACGCTCCGCTACAGCGCCACGCATAAGAAGCAGCGCAATGTGGTCTACCGGCTCGATCCTGTCGATGCCCACGACCTCGGGCTGGTTAAGCAGATCGTCGTGGCGGACGTTCAGCAGCAAGGCGCCGACGCAACGCCGTACATCAAGCTCGTCGAGGTTAAGCGCGAGCCATCGTGGGCGGCCCGACTGGAGCTCTCGTGCCGCAAGGCCGACGGTACCTTCGAGCGGCTCATCGTGACGGTGAAGCCGCACCAGGAGCTCTCCGACGAGCGCGTGACAGGCAACCCGATCTACGAAGGCTGGCGCATCAACGAGATCAGCCTCGAACCCGCCTACGTCGACCTCACCCTGCACGGCTTCCTCGAACAGGGCGAGAGCATTGGCGGCTCAACTGGTGCGATCTACAAGGAGATGATCCGCGAGACGATCCGTGAGCACCTCCGCAAGGAGGCCATGCTTCGGCCTCGGAACATCAAGGTGCTGAGCCTCTTCTTCGTCGACAAGGTCGCGAGCTACATGGGCGACGGCACGACCAACGAGACCGCCGACGGAGAGTTCGCCCGCTGGTTCGACGAGGTCTTCGTCGAAGAGCGCGCCAAGCTCGCGCGCTACCAGGAGCTGCTTCCGCAGGAACCGTCAGCGCTACGCCGCGCCTACTTCTCTCAGATCAAGCGCGGCAAGGTGACCGCCGCGCAGGACAGTTCGGGAACGACGAAGGCGGACGACGATGCCTACGAACTGATCATGCAGGCGAAAGAGAGACTGCTGGACGAGGCCGAGGACGTCCGCTTCATTTTCAGTCACTCTGCGCTTCGCGAAGGCTGGGATAATCCCAACGTCTTCCAGATCTGCACCCTCCGCGAGATGGGTGCTGAGACCGAGCGCCGTCAGACCATCGGCCGCGGGCTGCGTCTCCCGGTCGCGAAGACCCCGGACGGCTTTGTGCGGGTCGCCGATCCTGGCATCGCCACCCTCACTGTGGTCGCGAACGAGTCTTACACCGCGTTCGCCAAGAGCCTCCAGAACGAATACAAGACGGCGGGCGTGGAGATCGGGGAAGTTCGAAAGAGCGAGTTCTCGAAGATCCCGCTGCAGGACGCCGCGGGCGCGCTCACGGACGACCTGTTCGGCTTCCAGCGCTCGCTCGAAGTGTGGGAGCACCTCGCCGCGAAGGGCTTCATCGCGGACGGCAAGGTGACGAGCAAGTTCCAGCCGAGCACGCTCGGCTTCACGCTGTCGTTGCCCGAAGAGTACGAGCCATACGAAACCGAGATCTGTGCCCTCGTGCAGCGGGCGCACATCGGCACGTACGTGAAGCCGGCCAGCAAGCGTCACCCGCGCCTGCTGAACAAGCAGCTCTACGCGACGCCGGAGTTCGAAGAGTTCTGGCACGCCATCAGCCGCCGGACGACCTACCGGGTGAGTGTCGACCGCGAACAGATCGTGGACCGCGCGGTAGCGGCGATTCGGTCTGCCCCGAAGATCGACCCGCTTCGGATCCAGGTCACGCGCGCAGGCGTCAAGGTGTTGCGCGGCGGTGCCAAGGGCGAGGAACTTGGCACGCGGTCGGCGGGGTTGAAGGGGAGCTACGATCTGCCCGACATCATCGCTGAGCTTCAGACCGCGACCTCACTGACGCGGAAGACCATCGTCGACATCCTTATCCAGAGCGAGCGCCTTCCCGAGTTCATCGGCAACCCGAACGACTTCATTGCCACTGCCAAGCGTCTGATCCAAGCGGAGCTTGCGAAGATCGTGGTCGATGGAATCCAGTACGAGAAGATCGCTGGCTCGGTCTATGAACTTCGGGAACTGCAGCGCGATGGGGAAGAGGAGAAGGACCGCTTCCTCGACCATATGTACAAGGTGCAGAACTCTCAGAAGACCGACTTCGACTACGTGGTCTTCGACTCTGACGTTGAGCGTCAGTTCGCTGAGCTGCTCGACAGCCGCGAGGACATCAAGCTCTTCATGAAGCTGCCGGCCAAGTTCAAGATCGATACGCCTGTCGGCCCTTACAACCCCGACTGGGCGATCATCAAGCACGATGACGGCCACGATCGCATCTACATGATCCGAGAGACCAAGAGCACGCTCGAAGATGCGAAGCTTCGCCCGAGCGAACTCGCCAAGATCAAGTCGGCCAAGCGTCACTTCGAGGCGATCGGAATCGACGAATACGCCCGCGCCGCTCCGGGGAGTTGGAACCTATGA
- a CDS encoding SNF2-related protein, protein MTDLTDYQAKYFAYELQRSYASDHVGKLAGLLFDAQVEPKPHQIDAALFALQTPYLPGVILADEVGLGKTIEAGIVISQYWAERRRSILIVTPSSLRQQWKQELFEKFLIPASILDPKSKDALLQRAGTGKGEVLICSYEFALRNEQSLLHAWDLVVADEAHRLRNHWTSKGKVAEAMAHVIGGAHKTVLLTATPLQNKLEELYGLVSVFDPGYFYSLDAFRERYIKNRDDAGDDLAERVATISKRTLRRDADKYIHFTKRLPLTVEFTPSPAEVRLYELVNDYLQRDELFAFTGAQRHLSALIIRKRLGSSTYAVASTLENIANRLAAEVAAGQRRDARGGLIAADFDGDDLTSEELEESEEIEADTPPIRGDRSGAADSPLMEAMTAEVGELREYAAFARSITVNQKAAGLAEAIDLGFERLRALGAPEKAIIFTDSTKTQEYIARALHDAGKGDGLVLFNGSNDGPEQTAIYQAWLKANRDGDLITGIPAADRRKALVDYFRTQGTIMIATEAAAEGINLQFCSMVVNYDLPWNPQRVEQRIGRAHRIGQQFDVVVVNFSNKGNLAEQRILELLANKFHLFSSVFGASDEVLGAIEDGLDFEKTISDILTRSRTDAEIDAAFKDLDARYAVEISTEMASAKAKVFDNLDPHVQDRLKAYDAQSGEVLNKFERLLLAVTRHELSERATFEGDGRTFVLHESPVVEAPSGRYYFKSKPLENAHQYRYASPLAQHVVDTSKSRETPPRELTFSVSESERASSAVKGLVGQSGELVVDLVTFMMKARDEDVSESYILAAGVSDDGPVLDDEYVADILDLACVAVGQDPAFIDESKIAPLLDARRGELEREVQGRNSRYYDQQEELIYRNQQDRKAEHEGSIREYRAKEKEARRLARQADDPMEQLRHKKDARRWEQRAEDADEQFRETRRKLRDEADKYLDLIEQSLRGTQSTEHLFSIRWRIEP, encoded by the coding sequence GTGACTGACCTGACCGACTACCAGGCGAAGTATTTCGCGTACGAGCTGCAGCGTAGCTACGCGAGCGATCACGTCGGTAAGCTCGCCGGATTGCTCTTCGATGCTCAGGTGGAGCCAAAGCCGCATCAGATCGACGCGGCTCTCTTCGCTTTGCAGACGCCCTACCTGCCGGGCGTAATCCTCGCCGATGAGGTAGGCCTCGGGAAGACGATCGAGGCTGGCATTGTCATCTCTCAATACTGGGCAGAGCGGCGTCGTTCGATCCTGATCGTCACGCCGTCGAGCCTTCGCCAGCAGTGGAAGCAGGAGCTCTTCGAGAAGTTCCTTATCCCAGCCAGCATTCTCGATCCGAAGTCGAAGGACGCGCTGCTCCAGCGGGCTGGCACCGGCAAGGGCGAGGTGCTGATCTGCTCGTACGAGTTCGCGCTACGGAATGAGCAGTCTCTGCTCCATGCCTGGGATCTCGTGGTCGCAGACGAAGCGCACCGGCTCCGCAATCACTGGACGAGCAAGGGTAAGGTCGCCGAGGCCATGGCTCACGTCATCGGGGGCGCGCACAAGACGGTGCTGCTCACCGCGACGCCGCTACAGAACAAGCTGGAGGAACTCTACGGCCTTGTGTCCGTGTTCGATCCTGGCTACTTCTACTCACTTGATGCCTTCCGCGAGCGATACATCAAGAACCGGGACGACGCGGGCGATGACCTCGCCGAGCGCGTCGCGACGATATCGAAGCGCACTCTCCGACGAGACGCGGATAAGTACATCCACTTCACCAAGCGACTCCCGCTGACTGTCGAGTTCACACCGAGCCCCGCTGAAGTTCGCCTGTACGAGCTGGTCAACGACTATCTGCAACGCGACGAACTCTTCGCGTTCACCGGCGCACAGCGCCATCTGTCCGCTCTCATCATTCGCAAGCGTCTCGGTTCCTCTACGTACGCCGTCGCGAGCACCCTGGAGAACATCGCCAATCGTCTGGCGGCCGAGGTCGCCGCTGGTCAACGCCGCGACGCTCGCGGTGGTCTGATCGCTGCGGACTTCGATGGAGACGACCTCACGAGCGAAGAACTCGAAGAGTCAGAAGAGATCGAGGCTGATACCCCGCCGATCCGCGGAGACCGTTCAGGCGCAGCGGACTCGCCGCTCATGGAAGCCATGACGGCCGAAGTCGGCGAGCTCCGCGAGTACGCAGCGTTTGCGCGATCAATCACGGTTAACCAGAAGGCAGCAGGGCTCGCCGAGGCGATCGACCTTGGCTTCGAACGCCTGCGGGCTCTCGGCGCTCCCGAGAAGGCGATCATCTTCACGGACTCCACGAAGACGCAGGAGTACATCGCGCGTGCGCTCCACGACGCGGGCAAGGGCGACGGGCTCGTGCTCTTCAACGGCTCCAATGACGGGCCGGAGCAGACCGCGATCTATCAGGCCTGGCTCAAGGCGAACCGTGACGGCGACCTGATCACCGGTATCCCGGCCGCCGACCGCCGCAAGGCGCTCGTCGACTACTTCCGCACGCAAGGGACGATCATGATCGCGACGGAGGCAGCCGCGGAGGGCATCAACCTCCAGTTCTGCTCCATGGTGGTCAACTACGACCTCCCGTGGAACCCGCAGCGTGTCGAGCAACGGATTGGCCGCGCGCACCGCATCGGTCAGCAGTTCGACGTCGTCGTTGTGAACTTCTCGAACAAGGGCAATCTCGCGGAGCAGCGCATCCTCGAACTCCTCGCCAACAAGTTCCATCTCTTCTCCAGCGTCTTCGGGGCGAGCGATGAAGTGCTGGGCGCCATCGAGGACGGCCTGGACTTCGAGAAGACGATCAGCGACATCCTGACGCGCAGCCGCACCGATGCCGAGATCGATGCAGCATTCAAGGATCTCGACGCCCGCTACGCCGTCGAGATCTCGACCGAAATGGCGAGTGCCAAGGCCAAGGTCTTCGACAACCTCGACCCGCACGTCCAGGACCGCCTGAAGGCGTATGACGCGCAGTCGGGGGAGGTGCTCAACAAGTTCGAACGGCTCCTTCTCGCGGTGACTCGACACGAGCTGTCCGAGCGCGCAACGTTCGAGGGTGACGGCCGCACCTTTGTGTTGCACGAGTCGCCGGTCGTCGAGGCGCCGTCAGGTCGCTACTACTTCAAGAGCAAACCGCTAGAGAACGCGCACCAGTACCGGTACGCCAGCCCACTCGCTCAGCACGTCGTTGACACCTCGAAGAGCCGAGAGACTCCGCCGCGCGAGCTGACATTCAGCGTCAGCGAGTCCGAGCGGGCCAGTTCGGCCGTCAAGGGCCTCGTCGGTCAAAGCGGCGAGCTTGTCGTCGATTTGGTGACTTTCATGATGAAGGCGCGGGACGAGGACGTCTCCGAGTCCTACATTCTCGCCGCGGGTGTCAGCGATGACGGACCAGTCCTCGACGACGAGTACGTGGCGGACATACTCGACCTGGCGTGCGTCGCGGTCGGGCAAGATCCCGCCTTCATCGACGAATCCAAGATCGCGCCGCTCCTCGACGCACGCCGAGGCGAGCTCGAGCGCGAAGTGCAGGGGCGGAACTCCCGCTACTACGACCAGCAGGAAGAGCTGATCTACCGGAATCAGCAGGACCGCAAAGCTGAGCACGAAGGCTCGATCCGTGAGTATCGCGCGAAAGAGAAGGAGGCTCGCCGGCTGGCCCGACAAGCCGACGACCCAATGGAGCAGCTCCGGCATAAGAAGGACGCGCGCCGCTGGGAGCAGCGTGCGGAGGACGCCGACGAGCAGTTCCGGGAGACACGGCGAAAGCTTCGCGATGAAGCCGACAAGTACCTCGACCTCATCGAACAGTCCCTACGAGGCACCCAGTCCACAGAACACTTGTTCTCGATCCGCTGGCGCATAGAGCCGTAG
- a CDS encoding IS30 family transposase: MRRKDGTVKVVPPLEPLALRPISPRFLSEEERIRIADLASRGAGPTEIAKTLGRSPSTISRELRRNAHESGQYRPFHAHSIAATRRRRPKPLKLSTNPVLRTYVKARLKERWSPQQISRALRAAHPDDAGMRVATESIYLAIYRPGTGLLRKPDPSPLRTGRDHRRAHTRLIRAGRRFAQPMLSIHDREFEPTDRSVAGNWEGDLIVGPHHRSAIGTLVERQTRYVKLLHLNAPTSSELHAALVRALRALPQGLRRTLTWDQGTEMAKHLDITADTGTKIYFCDAASPWQRGSNENTNGLLRQYFPKSTNLAVHTPRDLARVEDELNRRPRMTLGDRAPADLFATLLMSENQPSLR, translated from the coding sequence GTGCGGCGAAAGGATGGCACGGTGAAAGTCGTGCCGCCGCTCGAGCCGCTTGCGCTTCGCCCCATCTCGCCCCGCTTCCTGTCCGAGGAGGAACGCATCCGGATCGCCGACCTCGCGAGCAGGGGCGCCGGACCGACGGAGATCGCCAAGACGCTGGGCCGGTCGCCGTCGACGATCAGTAGGGAGCTGCGACGCAACGCACATGAGTCCGGCCAGTACCGACCGTTCCACGCGCACAGCATCGCCGCGACCCGTCGCCGGCGCCCGAAGCCGTTGAAGCTGTCGACCAATCCAGTGCTGCGCACGTACGTGAAGGCGAGATTGAAGGAGCGGTGGAGTCCGCAGCAGATCAGCCGCGCCCTGCGCGCCGCACACCCCGACGATGCCGGCATGCGGGTCGCGACGGAGAGCATCTATCTCGCGATCTACCGGCCCGGAACAGGGCTTCTCCGCAAACCCGACCCGTCACCGCTGCGGACAGGACGCGACCACCGCAGGGCGCACACCCGCCTGATCCGAGCCGGACGCCGGTTCGCGCAGCCGATGCTGTCGATCCACGACCGCGAGTTCGAACCGACAGACAGATCGGTGGCGGGCAACTGGGAGGGCGACCTCATCGTCGGCCCGCACCACCGCTCCGCGATCGGCACACTCGTAGAGCGGCAGACCCGCTACGTGAAGCTGCTGCACCTGAACGCGCCCACCTCATCCGAACTGCACGCAGCATTGGTGCGGGCCCTCCGCGCTCTCCCGCAGGGGCTGCGGCGGACGCTGACCTGGGATCAAGGCACCGAGATGGCCAAGCACCTCGACATCACCGCCGACACCGGCACGAAGATCTACTTCTGCGACGCCGCCAGCCCCTGGCAACGCGGCAGCAACGAAAACACAAACGGGTTGCTGCGCCAGTACTTCCCCAAGTCGACGAACCTCGCCGTCCACACGCCGCGGGACCTCGCCAGAGTCGAGGACGAGCTCAATCGCCGACCCCGAATGACGCTCGGCGACCGCGCACCCGCGGACCTCTTCGCCACCCTGCTAATGTCCGAGAATCAGCCCTCGTTGCGATGA
- a CDS encoding IS30 family transposase: protein MELLAQGWPLAAAAREVGVVRTTAYIWRDGTTVRRKDGTVKVVPPLEPLALRPISPRFLSEEERIRIADLASRGAGPTEIAKTLGRSPSTISRELRRNAHESGQYRPFHAHSIAATRRRRPKPLKLSTNPVLRTYVKARLKERWSPQQISRALRAAHPDDAGMRVATESIYLAIYRPGTGLLRKPDPSPLRTGRDHRRAHTRLIRAGRRFAQPMLSIHDREFEPTDRSVAGNWEGDLIVGPHHRSAIGTLVERQTRYVKLLHLNAPTSSELHAALVRALRALPQGLRRTLTWDQGTEMAKHLDITADTGTKIYFCDAASPWQRGSNENTNGLLRQYFPKSTNLAVHTPRDLARVEDELNRRPRMTLGDRAPADLFATLLMSENQPSLR from the coding sequence ATGGAGCTGCTCGCGCAAGGGTGGCCGTTGGCCGCCGCGGCGCGCGAGGTCGGTGTCGTGCGCACCACGGCGTATATCTGGAGAGACGGCACGACGGTGCGGCGAAAGGATGGCACGGTGAAAGTCGTGCCGCCGCTCGAGCCGCTTGCGCTTCGCCCCATCTCGCCCCGCTTCCTGTCCGAGGAGGAACGCATCCGGATCGCCGACCTCGCGAGCAGGGGCGCCGGACCGACGGAGATCGCCAAGACGCTGGGCCGGTCGCCGTCGACGATCAGTAGGGAGCTGCGACGCAACGCACATGAGTCCGGCCAGTACCGACCGTTCCACGCGCACAGCATCGCCGCGACCCGTCGCCGGCGCCCGAAGCCGTTGAAGCTGTCGACCAATCCAGTGCTGCGCACGTACGTGAAGGCGAGATTGAAGGAGCGGTGGAGTCCGCAGCAGATCAGCCGCGCCCTGCGCGCCGCACACCCCGACGATGCCGGCATGCGGGTCGCGACGGAGAGCATCTATCTCGCGATCTACCGGCCCGGAACAGGGCTTCTCCGCAAACCCGACCCGTCACCGCTGCGGACAGGACGCGACCACCGCAGGGCGCACACCCGCCTGATCCGAGCCGGACGCCGGTTCGCGCAGCCGATGCTGTCGATCCACGACCGCGAGTTCGAACCGACAGACAGATCGGTGGCGGGCAACTGGGAGGGCGACCTCATCGTCGGCCCGCACCACCGCTCCGCGATCGGCACACTCGTAGAGCGGCAGACCCGCTACGTGAAGCTGCTGCACCTGAACGCGCCCACCTCATCCGAACTGCACGCAGCATTGGTGCGGGCCCTCCGCGCTCTCCCGCAGGGGCTGCGGCGGACGCTGACCTGGGATCAAGGCACCGAGATGGCCAAGCACCTCGACATCACCGCCGACACCGGCACGAAGATCTACTTCTGCGACGCCGCCAGCCCCTGGCAACGCGGCAGCAACGAAAACACAAACGGGTTGCTGCGCCAGTACTTCCCCAAGTCGACGAACCTCGCCGTCCACACGCCGCGGGACCTCGCCAGAGTCGAGGACGAGCTCAATCGCCGACCCCGAATGACGCTCGGCGACCGCGCACCCGCGGAC